CGTTGAAGCGGTAGCCCAGCCCGCGCACGGTCACCAGCATCCGCGGCTCCGACGGGCTCTCCTCGATGCGCGAGCGGATGCGCTTGATGTGCACGTCGAGCGTCTTGGTGTCGCCGAAGTAGTCGCTGCCCCACACCCGGTCGATCAGCTGGCCGCGCGTCAGCACGCGTCCGGCGTTCCGCAGCAGCAGCTCGAGCAGCTCGAATTCCTTCAGCGGCATGGAGATCTCCGCGCCGTTGACGGCGACCGTGTGGCGGTCCACATCCATCCGCACCGTTCCGGCCTCGAGCACGCCGTCGTCCTGCTGCTCCTCCTCGTCGACGCGGCGGCGGAGCACGGCACGGATGCGCGCCAGCAGCTCGCGCGACGAGTACGGCTTCGTGACGTAGTCGTCGGCGCCGAGCTCGAGCCCCACCACGATGTCCACCTCGGAGTCCTTGGCGGTC
Above is a window of Leifsonia sp. 1010 DNA encoding:
- a CDS encoding response regulator transcription factor, producing MTSILLVEDEASLSEPLAYLLKREGYEVEVAEDGPSALAAFDRDGADLILLDLMLPGIPGTEVCREIRTRSNVPIIMLTAKDSEVDIVVGLELGADDYVTKPYSSRELLARIRAVLRRRVDEEEQQDDGVLEAGTVRMDVDRHTVAVNGAEISMPLKEFELLELLLRNAGRVLTRGQLIDRVWGSDYFGDTKTLDVHIKRIRSRIEESPSEPRMLVTVRGLGYRFNA